A genome region from Arachis duranensis cultivar V14167 chromosome 6, aradu.V14167.gnm2.J7QH, whole genome shotgun sequence includes the following:
- the LOC127748499 gene encoding pyruvate kinase 2, cytosolic-like, whose protein sequence is MAGKPAVLTCVVDSMTDNLRPTRAEATDVANAVLDGSDAILLGAETLRGLYPIETISTFGGICSEKDKFNPRCYVAAATDNMSLQKAQLLENSLADQSVRYPAIPDGHEIRKTKLKTMIEVSRGSE, encoded by the exons ATGGCTGGAAAACCTGCTGTACTTACATGTGTTGTGGATAGTATGACTGACAACTTAAGACCCACTCGTGCTGAAGCCACTGATGTTGCCAATGCTGTTTTGGATG GCAGTGATGCAATACTTCTGGGTGCTGAGACCTTGCGTGGGTTGTACCCTATTGAGACTATTTCCACTTTTGGCGGAATTTGTTCAGAG AAAGATAAGTTCAATCCCAGATGCTATGTTGCTGCTGCTACTGATAATATGAGTCTTCAAAAGGCTCAGTTGCTGGAGAATTCCTTGGCAGATCAG AGTGTGCGCTATCCTGCAATACCAGATGGCCATGAGATTAGGAAAACCAAGTTAAAGACCATGATTGAAGTATCTCGAGGCAGCGAATAA